A single genomic interval of Deltaproteobacteria bacterium HGW-Deltaproteobacteria-4 harbors:
- a CDS encoding succinate dehydrogenase: MRWLSSSLGKKYVMALTGFFLVFFALAHMLGNL; encoded by the coding sequence ATGCGGTGGTTAAGTAGTTCATTGGGCAAGAAGTATGTGATGGCTTTGACCGGATTTTTTCTGGTCTTCTTTGCGCTGGCGCACATGCTGGGGAACCTG